The nucleotide window TCGACAATGGGTGATCTTAAATATAATTATCATACTTTAACTAATATCGAcgtttttttgtgataaaatctcaCACCTGACAGATTTGATAAGTGATAAAATTAAAGATAGTATCGATATCGTTAGAATGATGTCTCTGGACCCGtagatctaaaaatatttcaacAGATTTTACGGTGGACAGTGAACAGTGGTATGTCTCTGACACACTTCACCcaaacttgtttttctttttggttttgggttcccgggttaattaattaaattttgtttttctaaaGACAAATCAAATTACACATTTCATaactacaaaaatatatattaaccaATCAATGAGGCTCCTTGCATCCAAAACTACACATGCATGAATATTCTTAACCCATTCCGGCTAGTACATCACAGAAACCATACAAGAAATGCAGAAAGGAAAAACGAAAGCCGATTCCATGGTACTggtttttcttttgattaaaaTCGAGTTCCGAAAGCTGAAAACATGATTAagtctttattttttcttcccaCACAATTTAACATCTCTCTTTGAAGGTCTGAAATTCAAAGCGTTTAGGCTGTAGATGCAGAGATTGGCCTGTTTCGATTTGACTGCTATTTCATTTGATGTGGATTTGTAACCAGGAACATTGCATGCAGAAGAAGAACTCCACATCAAGCTTGCCTGGCAGGAAGATACAATCGCTGAATCCTCTGCACATTTGATCCCCTCAACAGATGGGATTTCCAACTTGTACACCCCATATCTGTTTGTAGTTCTATTCACCGAGAACGATATGTGCTCTGAGGTTCTTGGCGAAACCGCTTGGAAGATGCAATCGATTTTTACTTCAGcacctgttaaaaaaaaaacaaaaaagttatgGTAGCGATTTTTGCAGTAaatagtttattttttttaaccatCTACGCTCTAAACTGAATATTTTACACAAGCACAAGAGGCTAAAAATGATGCATGCGTTCAAATAACGAATGACTAGTTAAGATTTAGCATCACCTGGTAGGAAGTAGCTGTGTTTGGAGAAGGTGTTGTTGTAGCAGATGTCACAGTAAACAAGGCCCATTACAATGAtctgggagttaccttttgctACTGCCTTTTTAGTGACTTTTGTTGCTGCTTCAACTCCTCCCAGAAACACTACTgactggaggaagaagaaagatgaaaTGGCCACGAGAACTACTGGATTCATGGCGGTGACGGCGGAGGATCGGACGAGAGCTGCTAGGGTTTGGTTTTTCTGTGAATCGAGTTTGAGAGCATTATGACATTTTTGAAGATGATGAGTTTAATTGAATTGTATGGATAGCGAGGAAACTGAAGAGGGGAGTGTAGATGATTGAGATCCAACTGGGAAGCAAAAAGGTGGGGGAGGAATTTTTATCCTTTTCACTAGATAACATAGACATGTGAATGTCCTTTGGCAACATATGTAATTGGTGcgtaggagagagagagagagagggagagattaGGGGGATATTGCTTTATTTGTTAAGGTCTAATTCCAAATTATCCAATGACAGAAGCTCATTCTTATTTATGCAATTATATACTAATTTTACAGTTGGATGCACATTGAAGAATGCTAGAGCATTCATCGAGTGATTCTCAAGCTTAGAGCGTAACGTACACATACATTGATGTATTCTGTTAGAGCACTTCCAGTGTTGGAAGGCCTCCCAGGTCAACTGCTTATTCAATCCCCTTCAATAAATAGTAACtgtttttaatgaacagtaattgtcttttgcatctccacccttaaaCTGAATAACCATGGCAAtatgtaataaaatatt belongs to Malus sylvestris chromosome 17, drMalSylv7.2, whole genome shotgun sequence and includes:
- the LOC126609695 gene encoding uncharacterized protein LOC126609695, producing the protein MNPVVLVAISSFFFLQSVVFLGGVEAATKVTKKAVAKGNSQIIVMGLVYCDICYNNTFSKHSYFLPGAEVKIDCIFQAVSPRTSEHISFSVNRTTNRYGVYKLEIPSVEGIKCAEDSAIVSSCQASLMWSSSSACNVPGYKSTSNEIAVKSKQANLCIYSLNALNFRPSKRDVKLCGKKK